AGCACATAGGTTAAGATGGCGGCAATCAGACCCATAGTCAAGGTTGGCCAAATGCGCGTACTAATAATCCGAGTTACTGTCCAACCCTTATTCACGACATATGAGGTACCTAAATCACCGTGTAAGACATTACCAACCCACTTAAAGTATTGTTGGTACCATGGTAAGTCCAGCCCAGCCGCATGCCGCATCCGTTCGATGGTCGCCGGATCCAGATTGGGATTAAGATTACCGTAGAACGGGTCACCGGGCATTAATTGAGCGATGGCAAAAATAATCACCGAGACCAAGATTAACTGGGGAATCATGATTAAGAAACGGCGGAAAACTGTTTTCCACATAGCTTAGTTCTCCTCTCTCTTCACGGCTGAAAAATGCGTCATTGAACCAGCAACCGGCGCGAGATCGTATGCCTTATCACGAGTACCATCTTTTTCGTAGTACTTCGTCTTATTGTTTTGAAACTCTTGCTCAACCGCTTTACGAATAGCGCGTTTTTCACCACGTTCGCGGACATTCAGACTCGGAATCGCTGAAAGTAAGCGTTTCGTGTAGATATGTTGCGGATTGTTAAAAATGTCGGCCGTGGTGCCGACTTCAACGAAACGACCATTGTGCATGATGGCAATATTATCAGTCATATACTTCACCACACCCAAATCATGTGAGATGAACAAAAAACTAATGCCATAATCACGCTGAATCTTTTTCATGAAATTTAAGACTTGCGCTTGCACTGATAAATCCAATGCCGACACTGGCTCATCAGCCACAATTAAACGCGGATTTGACGCTAAAGCCCGCGCCACCCCGATTCGTTGGCGTTGACCACCCGAGAATTGGAAGGGGTATTGGGTAATGGTCCGTGCTGGTAAGCCGACAATCTCCAATAACTCTAACACACGTTGGTCAATGAGCACTTGATCAAACGACCGTTCACCTTGGTAACCCGCTTCAATCTTGCCTGGTACCCCGAAGCTCTTCAAAGGTTCCGCAATGATTTCACCAATGGTCTTGCGCGGGTTCAAAGATGATTGACTATCCTGAAAAACCATTTGAACATCTTTGTTGTAGTTCAGGGCCTTCTTTTGTTTGATGGTGGTGACTTCTTTTCCTTCAAACAAAATTTTGCCACTCGTGGGATCTTCCAATCCCACCAATGACTTCCCAATGGTTGACTTGCCTGATCCTGATTCACCCACTAAGCCATATGTTTTACCGGCCTCGATGACAAAGGACACGTCATCAACCGCTTTGACATTATCCGTGATACGATTCAAAAAGCCTGAACGGATTGGATAATAGACTTGTAAATTTTCAATTCTGACTAATTCGCTCATCGTATACTATCCTCTTTCACAACATCAATAAACTCAAAACTACGCCAGGCGTTACCGCGGACAAAGTGTCCGTTACCCAAGTCTTGGAGTTCTTCATCAACGGTCGCTTCGACCGTGGCTACATCCAACCATGGCACACGCTTCAAGAACAGATCTTTGGAGTGATCCATATCCTTCAAGGCTGGTACCGTACCAGGAATGGCGTATAACTCTTCCCCTGGATTGACGTCAGATGGGTCAGCCCGCAACAATGAACGAGTATAGGGATGCTGAGGATGTTCAAACAAATCCACTGCGCTAGCCTTCTCGACGATCTGACCGGCATACATCACTGCCACGGTGTCAGCCATTTCAGCCACAACGCCTAGATCATGCGTAATTAGTAAAATACCCGCATTTTTCTTTTCTTGAATATCCTTAATCAAATCTAGGATTTGTGCTTGAATGGTGGCATCCAAGGCTGTGGTTGGCTCATCGGCAATAATCAAATCTGGTTCATTGGCTAATGCAATCGCGATCATGACACGTTGCCGCATCCCACCAGATAGTTCGTGCGGATAGGCTTCCGCAACCCGTTGTGGATTCACAATACCAACATCATCGAGTAAACGAATCACATGTTCATGCACATTTGTCTTCTTTGATTGGTGAATCGTGATCGCCTCACCAATCTGGTCACCAATTTTCATCAACGGGTTCAAACTTGACAAAGGATCCTGGAAAATCATACCTACCGTTGCCCCGCGGTAGGTATCAAAAGCCTCTTCTGACAATCCAACCAGTTCATCACCGTTTAATGTAATTGAACCGGTCACCTTTGCCTGATCACGACTATGTAGTCCCATAATACTCATCGCAAAAGTTGACTTACCCGATCCCGACTCACCTACCAAGGCTAATACCTCGCCCCGATGAATATCGAGGTTCACCTTATGCAGTGCCGTTTGGAACTCTCCCGCAATTTTAAAGGCGACAGATACATCTCGTGCAATTAACAATTCGTCGCTCATACGCAATTCATTCTCCTAATAAATTTCTAATAATTAAGATAACACTTATCATTTTGTTCTTCAAGAGTTTCTTAACCAAAAGATTGATTTCATATAAAAAAGCGACTTAGTCAGGGACTAAATCGCTTTTTCAACTTTATTTAGGTGACCGATTACGCAAATTGCACTCTCATAATTCACTCATCTTATTGTGTGAATTACCCTTCGTTGACACCCCAATGTGCATCAATAAAGTCTTGGCGAGGGGCATGTTCGGCTTCATAACGATCGACATTTTTCTTGTAGAAGTCTTGATGATAATCTTCTGCAATCCAGAAAGTCTGGGCATCTTCGATAGTGACCACGATAGGTTCATCACCAAAGACTTTGCTTGCAACCAATGCTTGCTTTGATTCTTCAGCAATGGCCCGCTGCTCAGGAGAGTTGACGAAAATCACTGGTCGGTAATTATCACCCCGGTCTTGGAATTGACCCATGGCATCCGTTGGATCAGTCACTTGCCAATAGAGATCAACTAATTCCTTGTATGAAATGACAGCATCATCAAACCATACCTTGACCGCTTCAGTGTGACCCGTTGTGTGGGCTGACACTTCTTCGTAAGTCGGATTATCCTTGTGGCCACCGGTATATCCTGAAAGAACCTTTTCAATCCCGGCTAACGTGTCAAATGGTTGCACCATGCACCAAAAACATCCCCCTGCAAAAATGGCTGTTTGTTCTGCCATGTCAATTTCCTCCATCTTTCTTCTATAACGCTTGCGATGTATCTATTTTAGCTTACTTCAACTTGATATCCCAGGCAGCTTTTTCAGCTGTACCATACAATGCCTTGATATGCTTCTTTGTCTTGTCGGTTTGGTAGGCTTTGACGACTTGCTTGTAAATTTTCTTGTTCTTGTCCTTCTTCAAGGCCACAATGTAGTTGATGTAACCGGCAGCCTTCTTGTTAACGGGCTCCGTGAACAATGTTTCCTTATCAGTCAACTTGGCATCCAAAGCGTAGTTCGTGTTCACCACCGCGGCATCGACTGACTTCAGAGCAGCCGCCGCTTGCGCAGATTCAACTTCCTTGATCTTCAAATTCTTCTTATTCTTAGTAATATCCTTAGCCGTTGGCGTCTTCTTTGACGTATCATACTTGATTAACTTGGCTGAAACCAACAAGTCCAAAGCGCGCTTTTCGTTTGAGGCATCATTTGGAATGGCAATCGTAGCGCCCTTCTTGATATCCTTCAAGCTAGTCAATGTCTTTGAATACAACTTGATTGGTGTGATATACGTCTTACCAATCGTGGCCAATTTGTTCTTGTATTCTGGATTTTGTGTCTTAAAGTAGTTCAAGGTCTGGAATGAATTCAAGTCCAATGACCCATCAGCCACGGCCTTGTTCGGTTGCACATAATCCGTGAATTC
This is a stretch of genomic DNA from Weissella soli. It encodes these proteins:
- a CDS encoding ATP-binding cassette domain-containing protein, which produces MSELVRIENLQVYYPIRSGFLNRITDNVKAVDDVSFVIEAGKTYGLVGESGSGKSTIGKSLVGLEDPTSGKILFEGKEVTTIKQKKALNYNKDVQMVFQDSQSSLNPRKTIGEIIAEPLKSFGVPGKIEAGYQGERSFDQVLIDQRVLELLEIVGLPARTITQYPFQFSGGQRQRIGVARALASNPRLIVADEPVSALDLSVQAQVLNFMKKIQRDYGISFLFISHDLGVVKYMTDNIAIMHNGRFVEVGTTADIFNNPQHIYTKRLLSAIPSLNVRERGEKRAIRKAVEQEFQNNKTKYYEKDGTRDKAYDLAPVAGSMTHFSAVKREEN
- a CDS encoding ABC transporter ATP-binding protein, with the translated sequence MSDELLIARDVSVAFKIAGEFQTALHKVNLDIHRGEVLALVGESGSGKSTFAMSIMGLHSRDQAKVTGSITLNGDELVGLSEEAFDTYRGATVGMIFQDPLSSLNPLMKIGDQIGEAITIHQSKKTNVHEHVIRLLDDVGIVNPQRVAEAYPHELSGGMRQRVMIAIALANEPDLIIADEPTTALDATIQAQILDLIKDIQEKKNAGILLITHDLGVVAEMADTVAVMYAGQIVEKASAVDLFEHPQHPYTRSLLRADPSDVNPGEELYAIPGTVPALKDMDHSKDLFLKRVPWLDVATVEATVDEELQDLGNGHFVRGNAWRSFEFIDVVKEDSIR
- the msrA gene encoding peptide-methionine (S)-S-oxide reductase MsrA, producing MAEQTAIFAGGCFWCMVQPFDTLAGIEKVLSGYTGGHKDNPTYEEVSAHTTGHTEAVKVWFDDAVISYKELVDLYWQVTDPTDAMGQFQDRGDNYRPVIFVNSPEQRAIAEESKQALVASKVFGDEPIVVTIEDAQTFWIAEDYHQDFYKKNVDRYEAEHAPRQDFIDAHWGVNEG
- a CDS encoding MetQ/NlpA family ABC transporter substrate-binding protein gives rise to the protein MKKIQILAATAATVFTASTVVSTTTQVASAASKKTVTVGVVGDSDRQLWEYVVKDAKKKYGITIKLKEFTDYVQPNKAVADGSLDLNSFQTLNYFKTQNPEYKNKLATIGKTYITPIKLYSKTLTSLKDIKKGATIAIPNDASNEKRALDLLVSAKLIKYDTSKKTPTAKDITKNKKNLKIKEVESAQAAAALKSVDAAVVNTNYALDAKLTDKETLFTEPVNKKAAGYINYIVALKKDKNKKIYKQVVKAYQTDKTKKHIKALYGTAEKAAWDIKLK